A region from the Triticum aestivum cultivar Chinese Spring chromosome 3D, IWGSC CS RefSeq v2.1, whole genome shotgun sequence genome encodes:
- the LOC123076943 gene encoding 16.9 kDa class I heat shock protein 1-like yields the protein MSIVRRSNVFDPFADLWADPFDTFRSIVPAISGGSSETAAFANARVDWKETPEAHVFKADLPGVKKEEVKVEVEDGNVLVVSGERTKEEEDKNDKWHRVERSSGKFVRRFRLPEDAKVGEVKAGLENGVLTVTVPKAEVKKPEVKAIEISV from the coding sequence ATGTCGATCGTGCGGCGGAGCAACGTGTTCGACCCCTTCGCCGACCTCTGGGCGGACCCCTTCGACACCTTCCGCTCCATCGTCCCGGCGATCTCAGGCGGCAGCAGCGAGACGGCCGCGTTCGCCAATGCTCGCGTGGACTGGAAGGAGACGCCTGAGGCGCACGTCTTCAAGGCCGACCTCCCAGGCGTGAAGAAAGAGGAGGTCaaggtggaggtggaggacggcaACGTGCTCGTCGTcagcggcgagcgcacaaaggaggaggaggacaagAACGACAAGTGGCACCGCGTGGAGCGCAGCAGCGGCAAGTTCGTCAGGCGGTTCCGGCTGCCGGAGGACGCCAAGGTGGGGGAGGTGAAGGCCGGGCTGGAGAACGGCGTGCTCACCGTCACCGTGCCCAAGGCCGAGGTCAAGAAGCCCGAGGTGAAGGCCATCGAGATCTCCGTCTGA